The Drechmeria coniospora strain ARSEF 6962 chromosome 02, whole genome shotgun sequence genome has a segment encoding these proteins:
- a CDS encoding 8-oxoguanine DNA-glycosylase, whose translation MRGRIISLRQDPLCLHYRTTWPDHQPKARNLPHLNGSASPSVDDTEDMLRRYFSLNLDLVSMYKQWSDADANFRKKAPGFTGVRILSQDAWEALVCFICSSNNNIGRISQMVHKLCEHYGSFLGKVANNAMHDFPTPDALTGNQVESHLRELGFGYRAKYIAETARLVAHEKPAQWLESLRNPEHEGLLDWKGPEPLKVTYKEAHNELLSLAGVGPKVADCVCLMGLGWGESVPVDTHVWQIAQRDYKFGKTKTKTFNKVMYDAVGDHFRDIWGKHAGWAHSVLFTADLREFAAPKVKKEEALSAEEVEGPASKAETPRRRKRGATVEAEAIATIKVESSRAGVMLEAEKTIKRRRTRGRP comes from the exons ATGCGTGGCCGCATCATATCGCTGAGGCAGGATCCTCTCTGCCTGCACTACCGAACTACCTGGCCTGACCACCAGCCCAAAGCTCGTAACCTTCCTCATTTGAACGGTTCGGCAAGCCCGAGTGTGGACGACACGGAAGATATGCTTCGACGCTATTTCAGCCTGAATCTGGATCTCGTTTCCATGTATAAGCAATGGTCAGATGCCGATGCCAACTTCCGCAAGAAAGCGCCAGGCTTCACAGGTGTACGTATCCTTAGCCAGGATGCCTGGGAAGCACTGGTCTGCTTCAtctgtagcagtaacaataatatcGGCCGTATATCTCAAATG GTTCATAAACTCTGCGAACACTACGGATCCTTCCTCGGCAAGGTCGCAAACAACGCAATGCATGATTTCCCCACCCCAGACGCCCTTACAGGGAATCAAGTTGAGTCTCATTTGAGAGAGCTTGGCTTCGGATATCGAGCCAAGTACATCGCAGAGACGGCGCGCCTCGTTGCGCACGAAAAGCCGGCTCAGTGGTTGGAGTCGCTGCGAAATCCCGAGCATGAGGGCCTGCTAGACTGGAAGGGGCCAGAACCCCTCAAGGTTACCTACAAGGAAGCTCACAACGAGCTGCTGTCGCTGGCCGGTGTCGGTCCAAAGGTCGCAGACTGTGTGTGCCTCATGGGTTTGGGTTGGGGCGAGTCTGTGCCGGTTGACACCCATGTTTGGCAGATCGCTCAGAGAGATTACAAGTTTGGAAAGACGAAAACTAAGACATTCAACAAGGTCATGTACGATGCTGTCGGTGACCACTTTAGAGATATATGGGGGAAACATGCCGGCTGGGCACATTCTGTCCTCTTCACCGCCGACCTGCGAGAGTTTGCTGCTCCAAAGgtgaagaaggaggaggctTTGTCTGCGGAGGAAGTGGAGGGCCCAGCATCCAAGGCAGAGACGCCACGCCGCAGGAAAAGGGGTGCGACAGTAGAAGCGGAGGCGATTGCTACGATCAAGGTGGAGTCCTCTAGAGCTGGAGTGATGCTGGAGGCTGAAAAGACGATCAAGCGGAGGAGAACACGGGGGCGACCTTAG
- a CDS encoding cellular morphogenesis protein has protein sequence MRIPFQDYRPARWREPPRSPLLLIAALAALAPAFSQAAQFKKLPSSKLEFSNLGRIAIVGDFDGISLYEYESQIPKTSSKDDGESLLARLPNGVLASILSVDASIRTMCTFTRKNGDFGGVVIGGNFTSLGGTKSNAIALFNPNTTEVTPLTGLEGEVNTVYCDKDRDTIFVGGNFTAAKSTNAVAWVPNDGWRDLPFAGFNGPVQAITKAPNGNIVFGGSFNGLSNATAITTNFNTTRKSNQTDNQVINLSSAGVTGTNSASANGFTDPKNIVCSGGADGPGQAWFLQDQTPGTWDAKFGYSFQPTKLRLWNTHQDGRGTKTFRFIALPLNGIMNFTYVDPSTSQNKSCTSECPLSHDANVKFQDFHFVNRVSMNSLQISISDWYGKGAGLAGVELFQDDIVSFAVANFNEPSCGGVVFPSSASSTGPWTQSPSLQSNSDYLTANLSGDITSKSASVVFYPSIRESGYYSVDMLTPGCMADNSCTRRGRVDVTGTMATGTAKADFSKTLFQTNNFDKYDQIYYGYIEKTSETFKPSVTITPTAGQNVGELTIVAQKLGFTLVSTTGGENGIDGLDGLDGLDGLDGLDGLEGLDRIDKLDGLFDFNPDNSVLSITDLAKSEIIKINSAFQNNSSVVSLATSGDVTYVGGNFTAAEDWNIVGIDGSKGEIQSLDGGLNGKVRGMHLEGTDLYVVGDFTGTKTNTVTGLNHVALYDSKAKSWSTLGAGVDGPVEFVVPLRVNITSNTTETAITLTGAFSKCNRFSDNRDLPVDGFAVWVPSRGNWLQNLDGPVPIYNGFLTAGVVHLPNSEALHAGSISSSELGVNGAATLTKQGLGTFPLNIQAQSPAPKVSRRDGLSGDDLRGVITGTFYDKDNANITILAGHFTALSANGSMVNNLVLMDGNDGDSISGLGPDIAAESVFQSVAIYGSTLYAGGKVRGTIGGSEINGLVAFDIKTKAFSNQPAPVSGGNGTVSAISVRQGTAEVYVAGSFTVAGALDCPAVCLYNAASDQWTQPGNGISGDVYSLMWSSDSILVAGGDMRTNGTDTRYLLSFNAKTQTWSTFTGAEEIPGPVTVMTPASSDAKQIWVGGKSTKDGSIFLMKFDGSKWISANQSLSASTILRSLQVFSLFENHKETDILDSSQTLMLTGSIDIPNTGVVAAALFNGTYFQPYALTTSTGGGSGSIAKMFTQRDDFFTSEGGHMAVGFVVLIGLAIALGLMLLLVLAGLILDRIRKKRDGYSPAPTAMHDRENGMQKIPPRELLESLSQNHPTAPRI, from the coding sequence ATGAGGATACCATTTCAAGATTACCGTCCAGCACGGTGGCGTGAGCCTCCTCGCTCACCTCTGCTACTTATCGCAGCCCTCGCAGCCCTCGCACCGGCGTTTTCACAGGCCGCCCAGTTCAAGAAGTTGCCTTCCTCAAAACTGGAATTTTCGAACCTGGGGAGGATAGCCATCGTCGGAGACTTTGATGGCATTTCGCTCTATGAATACGAAAGCCAGATACCCAAGACATCCAGCAAAGATGATGGCGAATCTCTCCTCGCACGGCTACCCAATGGGGTGTTGGCCTCGATATTATCGGTTGATGCGTCGATCCGAACGATGTGTACCTTCACCCGTAAGAACGGCGACTTCGGCGGTGTCGTCATCGGTGGCAACTTCacgagcctcggcggcacAAAATCAAACGCGATTGCCCTTTTCAACCCCAACACCACCGAAGTCACCCCCCTCAcaggcctcgagggcgaggtaAATACTGTCTACTGCGACAAGGACCGAGATACCATCTTCGTCGGAGGGAATTTCACAGCGGCCAAGTCGACAAATGCCGTCGCTTGGGTTCCTAACGACGGGTGGCGTGATCTTCCCTTTGCTGGATTTAATGGACCAGTACAAGCCATCACCAAAGCACCGAATGGCAATATCGTTTTTGGAGGAAGCTTCAACGGTCTTAGCAACGCCaccgccatcaccaccaACTTCAACACGACAAGAAAATCTAACCAAACGGACAACCAGGTTATCAACTTGTCCTCAGCCGGCGTCACTGGCACGAACAGTGCATCGGCGAACGGCTTCACCGATCCGAAGAATATCGTCTGCTCCGGTGGCGCGGACGGGCCTGGCCAAGCATGGTTCCTGCAGGACCAAACGCCAGGCACTTGGGATGCCAAGTTCGGCTATTCTTTTCAACCAACCAAGCTCAGGCTCTGGAACACTCACCAAGATGGTCGCGGGACCAAGACCTTCCGTTTCATTGCCCTGCCTCTCAACGGCATCATGAACTTCACATACGTCGATCCTTCCACCAGTCAAAATAAGAGCTGCACCAGCGAATGTCCGTTGAGCCACGATGCCAACGTCAAGTTTCAGGATTTTCACTTTGTCAATCGAGTGTCAATGAATAGCCTTCAAATTTCCATCTCGGACTGGTATGGTAAGGGTGCTGgcttggccggcgtcgagctttTTCAGGACGACATCGTctccttcgccgtcgccaactTCAACGAGCCGAGCTGTGGCGGCGTCGTATTCCCGTCCAGTGCCTCATCCACTGGTCCGTGGACCCAATCACCTTCTCTGCAGAGTAATTCGGACTACCTGACAGCCAACCTTTCTGGCGATATCACCTCCAAGTCGGCCTCTGTTGTCTTTTACCCCAGCATCCGAGAGTCAGGCTACTATTCCGTCGACATGTTGACGCCCGGCTGCATGGCTGACAACTCCTGCACCAGGAGAGGCCGTGTAGACGTGACGGGAACGATGGCGACGGGaacggccaaggccgacttTTCAAAGACTCTGTTTCAGACAAACAACTTTGACAAGTACGACCAAATTTATTATGGCTACATTGAAAAAACGTCGGAGACTTTCAAGCCGAGCGTTACCATCACTCCGACTGCCGGCCAGAACGTTGGCGAGCTGACCATTGTTGCCCAGAAGTTGGGCTTCACCCTCGTTAGTACAACTGGTGGAGAAAACGGGATTGACGggctcgacgggctcgacggactcgacgggctcgacggaCTCGACGGGCTCGAAGGGCTCGACAGGATAGACAAACTCGACGGGCTCTTCGACTTCAACCCTGACAACAGCGTCCTGTCCATTACGGACCTGGCAAAGTCGGAAATCATCAAGATCAATTCCGCCTTTCAGAACAACTCGAGTGTCGTGTCTCTCGCGACGTCCGGTGACGTGACGTACGTTGGTGGGAACTTTACGGCTGCCGAGGATTGGAACATTGTTGGAATTGACGGCTCGAAAGGGGAGATTCAATCCCTCGATGGGGGCCTGAATGGAAAAGTTCGCGGCATGCACCTGGAAGGCACCGATCTTTATGTCGTGGGCGACTTTACTGGCACGAAGACCAACACCGTGACCGGTCTGAACCATGTTGCCCTGTATGATTCCAAAGCCAAGTCTTGGAGCACGCTGGGGGCAGGGGTTGATGGACCGGTTGAGTTCGTTGTGCCACTACGTGTCAACATAACTTCGAACACCACCGAGACGGCCATCACGTTGACCGGCGCTTTCTCCAAGTGCAACAGATTCAGCGACAACAGAGATTTACCTGTGGATGGCTTCGCCGTGTGGGTTCCATCCAGGGGCAACTGGCTCCAGAACCTCGACGGTCCAGTTCCCATCTATAACGGGTTCCTCACGGCTGGCGTTGTCCACCTGCCTAACAGTGAGGCACTCCACGCGGGCTCGATATCGTCATCTGAGCTTGGTGTCAACGGGGCAGCCACCTTGACGAAGCAGGGCCTGGGGACATTTCCGCTGAACATACAAGCGCAAAGTCCAGCACCCAAAGTTAGCCGCAGAGATGGCTTGTCGGGTGACGATCTACGAGGCGTCATCACCGGTACGTTTTATGACAAGGACAACGCCAACATCACCATCCTTGCCGGCCACTTCACTGCTCTGTCCGCCAACGGCTCCATGGTTAACAACTTGGTCCTCATGGATGGCAATGACGGCGATTCCATCAGCGGGCTTGGCCCTGACATCGCTGCGGAATCGGTCTTTCAATCAGTGGCGATCTATGGAAGCACCCTGTATGCCGGCGGCAAAGTTCGCGgcaccatcggcggcagcgagatCAACGGGCTGGTGGCCTTTGATATAAAAACCAAAGCGTTCAGCAACCAGCCAGCGCCAGTGTCAGGAGGTAATGGTACGGTGTCTGCCATCAGCGTCCGACAAGGTACCGCCGAAGTCTACGTCGCCGGTTCCTTCACCGTAGCCGGGGCTCTCGATTGCCCGGCCGTGTGCCTGTACAATGCCGCCTCGGACCAGTGGACGCAACCGGGCAATGGCATTTCAGGCGATGTTTACAGCCTCATGTGGTCCAGCGACTCGATACTGGTCGCGGGCGGCGACATGCGGACAAATGGAACCGACACACGCTACCTGCTGTCGTTCAACGCGAAGACGCAGACGTGGTCGACCTTTACGGGGGCAGAAGAGATCCCCGGGCCGGTGACGGTGATGACTCCTGCGTCGAGCGATGCGAAGCAGATCTGGGTTGGTGGAAAGTCGACCAAGGACGGATCGATTTTCCTCATGAAGTTCGATGGCAGCAAGTGGATATCGGCCAATCAATCGCTGTCGGCATCCACCATCCTACGCAGCCTCCAGGTGTTTTCTCTATTCGAGAACCACAAAGAGACGGACATCCTGGACAGCTCGCAGACTTTGATGCTGACTGGATCGATCGACATTCCCAACACcggcgtcgtggcggcggccctgTTCAACGGGACGTATTTCCAGCCATACGCgctgacgacgagcacgggcggcggcagcgggagCATCGCCAAGATGTTCACGCAAAGGGACGACTTCTTCACCTCAGAAGGGGGCCacatggccgtcggcttcgtcgtcctcattGGATTGGCGATAGCTCTCGGCCTGATGCTGCTACTCGTGCTGGCCGGCCTCATCCTCGACCGGATCCGTAAGAAGCGCGACGGATACAGCCCAGCACCGACGGCCATGCACGACCGCGAAAATGGCATGCAGAAGATACCGCCCCGAGAGCTGTTGGAATCGCTCAGCCAGAACCACCCGACAGCCCCCCGCATTTGA
- a CDS encoding C2H2 finger domain protein FlbC gives MTLDTSRQQRFGPPLNFNYAAHAQAPVFSNPWSSNSSPSHSSAAASHPLYAVSHHHQHSIGSHAGMVTIKDRVGSGSASAMAAYGPMAPSAGRFDTFVFVLGTKQTDNLPGMHQDIMGMSRLQTTSASYGDPSYATTAPRVSSHGGHFAASSAAPYEAMGYAPAPVRSTAFSISSEADPVRRFTHQQSVTLPLCHAPHRPTDVDPRGILPQPDDRRSFADALDASQGMLAMSQDTPRNIYGSRDNDRSSVDSYPFPSTHSTSSSISSSNLSSYYGDSVSEYSTAGSDMESANSRTLPRPPSLMSSQIPPVPQSMMGQFSAKMLSSAQKKHKCKVCDKRFTRPSSLQTHMYSHTGEKRTSTVPYPFRPLLTVCFKHLHAKWRGVVDTSPSCRTCGGTARYTAARLRPKPAPRTTTRTRPGRMGHDDGHHAFLSAPPCMLDSRVIWSRSQQASVGGCRQRRQRRI, from the coding sequence ATGACCTTGGACACTTCCCGACAGCAGCGCTTCGGCCCTCCCTTGAATTTCAACTACGCCGCCCACGCACAAGCGCCAGTATTCTCAAATCCTTGGTCGTCAAATTCCTCGCCTTCGCATTCATCCGCCGCGGCGAGCCATCCTCTCTACGCCGTTtctcaccaccaccagcactCCATCGGCAGCCATGCCGGTATGGTGACCATCAAGGACCGCGTCGGTAGCGGTAGCGCATCCGCCATGGCGGCGTATGGCCCGATGGCGCCTTCTGCAGGTAGGTTCGACActttcgtcttcgtcctcggcacgaAGCAGACAGACAACTTACCTGGCATGCATCAAGATATCATGGGCATGAGCCGACTGCAAACAACTTCCGCGTCGTATGGCGATCCGTCGTATGCCACTACCGCCCCTCGTGTCAGCAGTCATGGTGGTCACTTTGCCGCGTCTTCTGCGGCACCGTACGAAGCCATGGGATACGCACCAGCACCCGtccggtcgacggcgttcAGCATAAGCTCCGAGGCCGACCCGGTCAGACGGTTTACGCACCAGCAGTCGGTCACCCTGCCGCTTTGTCACGCACCCCATCGGCCTACTGACGTGGATCCTAGGGGCATTCTCCCACAGCCGGACGACCGCAGGAGCTTCGCGGACGCGCTTGACGCCAGCCAAGGCATGCTGGCCATGAGCCAAGATACCCCTCGAAACATCTACGGCAGCCGCGACAACGACCGATCGTCGGTCGACTCGTATCCTTTCCCATCCACACACTCTACGAGCTCGTCGATATCGTCCAGCAACTTGAGCTCCTACTACGGCGACTCCGTCTCCGAGTATTCAACGGCAGGTTCGGACATGGAGTCGGCCAACTCGAGAACGCTACCCCGACCTCCGTCTCTCATGAGCTCCCAAATACCACCGGTGCCCCAGTCGATGATGGGCCAGTTCAGCGCCAAGATGCTGTCGAGCGCGCAGAAGAAACACAAGTGCAAGGTTTGCGACAAGAGGTTCACGCGGCCCAGTTCGCTTCagacgcacatgtacagccaCACGGGCGAGAAGCGTACGTCTACTGTCCCCTACCCTTTCAGGCCTTTGCTGACTGTTTGTTTCAAGCATTTGCATGCGAAGTGGAGGGGTGTGGTCGACACTTCTCCGTCGTGTCGAACCTGCGGCGGCACCGCAAGATACACCGCGGCGAGGCTCCGTCCGAAGCCGGCTCCGAGGACCACCACTCGGACTAGGCCAGGGCGGATGGGTCATGACGATGGCCACCATGCCTTCTTGTCGGCGCCCCCCTGCATGCTTGACAGCAGGGTGATTTGGTCCAGGTCGCAGCAGGCATCCGTTGGCGGGTGCCGACAGCGGCGACAGCGGCGTATTTGA
- a CDS encoding U2 snRNP component prp10, translated as MSDADFNVVIKRQQERNAAASGKKGSRAHDVTQRSDSTRQNLTDNADSDLYEKDEAEKFAGYHTSLPMADEDDDVAEDTTRRLVGQYTASREMIDEFARGDHVEEEDVLAGKGEKSGRIIDRETDYQKRRFDRVLTPTRADPFAANHQDSGPESGNTYREIMQSQELDREEERIRRAILAKKDGEHDADVEMRPALQGPDKGSEEGSTEVVTTERKRKQRWDVSSTPSESQADAGRGAAVPSKRSRWDETPSAGVGAAETQRSRWDQAPSATPMASQGLATPLPVSSIPVLPPTFGTDVGRSLGFISDEELDLLLPGEDQGYRILEFPPGFVQIRAPNHRVAAPPVPATGFMMQDPEQTRLGGQPMSAEISGVGDLQFLKPEDMNYFGKLNDGADETSMSVDELKERKIMKLLLKIKNGTPPMRKTALRQITDNARQFGAGPLFAQILPLLMEKTLEEQERHLLVKVIDRILYKLDDLVRPYVHKILVVIEPLLIDQDYYARVEGREIISNVAKAAGLATMISVMRPDIDNVDDYVRNTTARAFAVVASALSIPALLPFLRAVCGSKKSWHARHTGVKIVQQIAILMGCAVLPHLKGLVECISPNLNDDQTKVRTVTSLAIAALAEASNPYGIESFDEILNPLWTGARKQRGKGLAGFLKAVGYIIPLMDEEYANYYTTQIMEILLREFSSPDEEMKKVVLKVVSQCAATKGVSANYLKEHVLTDFFKNFWVRRMALDKRNYKQVVETTVDIGQKVGVSEILERVVDNLKDESEPYRKMTVETIEKIVTSLGAADIDERLEERLIDGVLYAFQEQTVEEIVILNGFGSVVNALGDRCAPFLPQITSTILWRLNNKSPTVRQQAADLISRIAMVMKQCGEDELMGKLGIVLYEYLGEEYPEVLGSILGALRSIVTVVGIAQMQPPIRDLLPRLTPILRNRHEKVQENTIDLVGRIADRGPESVNAREWMRICFELLDMLKAHKKGIRRAANNTFGFIAKAIGPQDVLATLLSNLRVQERQSRVNTAVAIGIVAETCAPFTVLPALMNEYRVPELNVQNGVLKALSFLFEYIGEMGKDYVYAVTPLLEDALIDRDQVHRQTAAAVVKHIALGVVGLGCEDAMVHLLNLLYPNLFETSPHVIDRIIEAIEAIRMAVGPGLVLNYIWAGLFHPARKVRTPYWRLYNDAYIQGADSMVPYYPNLDENTVERTELAIML; from the coding sequence ATGTCGGATGCGGATTTCAACGTCGTTATCAAGCGTCAGCAGGAACGCAATGCTGCCGCTTCTGGAAAGAAAGGCTCGCGCGCTCATGATGTGACGCAGCGCAGCGACTCGACGCGCCAGAACCTCACCGACAATGCCGACAGCGATCTCTACGAGAAAGATGAAGCCGAGAAATTTGCCGGTTATCACACCTCCCTGCCTATGgccgatgaggacgacgacgtggccgaggacaCCACGCGGCGACTAGTCGGCCAATATACTGCCTCTCGGGAGATGATTGACGAGTTCGCACGCGGCGACCATgttgaggaggaggatgtcCTTGCTGGAAAGGGCGAAAAGAGCGGCCGCATCATCGACCGCGAGACCGACTACCAGAAGCGACGGTTTGACCGTGTCCTGACGCCCACCAGGGCGGACCCTTTTGCCGCCAATCATCAAGATAGCGGCCCGGAGAGCGGTAACACCTACCGCGAGATCATGCAGAGTCAGGAACTTGATCGGGAAGAGGAGCGCATTCGGCGGGCTATCTTGGCAAAGAAGGATGGCGAGCatgatgccgacgtcgaaaTGCGGCCCGCTTTGCAGGGCCCAGACAAAGGGAGCGAAGAAGGCTCGACGGAGGTTGTGACGACAGAACGCAAACGCAAGCAGAGGTGGGATGTGTCGTCTACGCCGAGCGAGAGTCAAGCCGACGCAGGTCGCGGTGCAGCCGTGCCGTCTAAACGATCTAGATGGGACGAAACGCCATCTGCCGGCGTAGGTGCCGCAGAGACGCAGCGATCTCGGTGGGATCAAGCGCCATCTGCAACTCCAATGGCAAGCCAAGGCCTGGCAACTCCACTACCTGTGTCCAGCATTCCGGTTCTACCCCCGACCTTCGGAACGGACGTAGGGAGAAGCCTTGGCTTCATCAGCGATGAAGAACTGGACCTTCTGCTACCCGGAGAGGACCAAGGCTACAGGATCCTCGAGTTTCCACCTGGATTCGTTCAGATACGTGCCCCAAACCACAGAGTTGCGGCGCCACCTGTTCCGGCAACCGGATTCATGATGCAAGATCCCGAGCAAACTCGACTCGGTGGCCAGCCCATGTCCGCCGAAATCTCCGGCGTTGGCGATTTGCAGTTCCTCAAGCCTGAAGACATGAACTACTTTGGCAAGCTtaacgacggtgccgacgagacCAGCATGAGTGTCGACGAACTGAAGGAGCGGAAAATCATGAAACTGTTGCTCAAGATCAAGAACGGAACCCCCCCAATGCGCAAGACGGCGCTGCGTCAGATCACTGACAACGCACGACAGTTTGGCGCCGGGCCATTGTTCGCCCAAATTTTGCCCTTGCTCATGGAGAAAACACTGGAGGAGCAAGAGCGGCATCTCCTCGTCAAAGTCATCGATCGCATTCTCTACAAGTTGGATGACTTGGTCCGGCCCTATGTGCACAAaatcctcgtcgtcatcgagccGCTGCTCATCGATCAAGACTACTACGCGCGTGTAGAAGGCCGTGAAATTATTTCCAACGTTGCCAAGGCGGCGGGCCTTGCGACAATGATCAGCGTCATGCGGCCCGACATCGACAACGTGGATGATTACGTTCGAAACACCACAGCTAGAGCGTTTGCTGTGGTGGCATCCGCCCTTTCTATCCCTGCTCTTTTGCCGTTCTTGAGAGCTGTCTGCGGCAGCAAAAAGTCATGGCATGCTCGTCATACGGGAGTCAAGATTGTTCAGCAGATTGCCATCCTCATGGGTTGCGCCGTTCTGCCGCATCTCAAAGGCTTGGTTGAATGCATCTCACCGAACCTCAATGATGACCAAACAAAGGTTAGAACGGTGACGAgtctcgccatcgccgcgcTCGCCGAAGCGTCGAACCCGTACGGCATTGAAAGCTTCGATGAAATATTGAACCCTCTGTGGACGGGAGCGCGCAAGCAACGCGGCAAGGGGCTTGCAGGCTTCCTCAAGGCTGTAGGATACATCATTCCCCTGATGGACGAGGAATACGCCAATTATTACACGACGCAGATCATGGAAATTCTCTTGCGAGAGTTTTCGTCGCCCGATGAAGAGATGAAGAAGGTTGTCCTCAAGGTCGTGTCGCAATGTGCGGCGACGAAGGGCGTCAGCGCAAATTACCTGAAAGAGCACGTTCTGACGGACTTTTTCAAGAACTTTTGGGTGAGACGAATGGCACTCGACAAGCGCAACTACAAGCAGGTTGTCGAGACGACGGTCGATATCGGACAGAAGGTTGGCGTGAGCGAGATTCTTGAGAGGGTCGTCGACAATCTCAAGGACGAAAGCGAACCCTACCGTAAGATGACGGTGGAGACGATCGAGAAGATTGTGACGAGTCTCGGCGCAGCAGATATCGACGAGCGTTTGGAGGAAAGGCTCATTGACGGTGTCCTGTATGCCTTCCAGGAGCAGACGGTGGAGGAAATCGTCATTTTGAATGGCTTTGGCTCTGTGGTCAACGCTCTGGGCGATCGCTGCGCGCCTTTCTTGCCGCAGATTACAAGTACCATCCTGTGGCGGCTGAACAACAAGTCGCCCACGGTTCGACAACAGGCCGCCGACCTCATCTCCCGCATCGCAATGGTTATGAAGCAgtgcggcgaggatgagctcATGGGCAAGCTGGGCATCGTGCTCTACGAGTACTTGGGCGAGGAGTATCCAGAGGTTCTCGGATCCATCTTGGGCGCCCTCCGATCGATAGTGACAGTCGTGGGCATCGCCCAGATGCAGCCTCCGATCAGAGATCTGCTCCCTCGCCTCACCCCGATTCTCCGCAATCGTCACGAGAAGGTTCAAGAGAACACGATCGACCTCGTTGGGCGCATCGCAGACCGTGGCCCTGAGAGCGTCAATGCTCGGGAGTGGATGCGAATCTGTTTTGAGCTGCTCGACATGCTCAAGGCACACAAGAAGGGTATCAGGCGAGCCGCCAACAACACGTTTGGCTTCATCGCGAAGGCCATCGGTCCCCAGGATGTTCTGGCCACGCTCCTGAGCAACCTCAGAGTGCAGGAGCGTCAGTCCCGAGTCAACACCGCCGTCGCGATAGGAATCGTGGCCGAAACCTGCGCCCCTTTCACCGTTCTACCCGCGCTCATGAACGAGTACCGCGTGCCAGAACTCAATGTGCAGAATGGCGTCCTGAAGGCACTATCGTTCCTCTTTGAGTACATTGGCGAGATGGGCAAGGATTACGTCTATGCCGTCACGCCGCTTCTTGAAGATGCACTCATCGACCGAGACCAGGTGCATCGTCAGACGGCCGCTGCTGTCGTCAAGCATATCGCACTTGGAGTAGTTGGCCTCGGGTGCGAGGATGCCATGGTTCACCTCCTCAACCTTCTGTACCCCAACTTGTTCGAGACGAGTCCGCACGTCATTGACCGGATCATCGAAGCCATCGAAGCCATTCGCATGGCTGTTGGCCCAGGCCTGGTGCTCAATTACATATGGGCAGGCCTGTTTCATCCGGCGAGAAAGGTGCGCACGCCGTACTGGCGGCTGTACAACGATGCATACATCCAGGGCGCGGACTCAATGGTACCGTACTACCCAAACCTGGACGAAAATACGGTGGAGAGGACGGAACTAGCGATTATGCTGTAA